In Oncorhynchus nerka isolate Pitt River linkage group LG21, Oner_Uvic_2.0, whole genome shotgun sequence, the following are encoded in one genomic region:
- the snx8a gene encoding sorting nexin-8a, translating into MAGELNEGSVPPYYREVYEAIRSKIEERVQVEVFQRLLSRTDLPTAVQGQIAEHVDYTDGFLSKLSLYKALALIALAQQGKQPSPKLLENCIQEFPKPQLGEFKDLQTLRMQPTQESPLTVPQTLGKLLARDTVQVELIPEKKGLFLKHVEYQITSQHFKISVYRRYSDFDVFHELLLQRFAYRMVPALPPKRMLKGVLTSMSERDFIEGRRRALGRFINLVARHPFFSEDELVKTFLTFNGSDVQVKMRDACKKVGDEFMTNTMATLAKDYLPADIQAQFSSSRELIRNIHNSFHKLRDRAEKMAERSKENATDLLMFGRELSTLGSDGSPIPSLASSQSTWGILRQSLKGLSVEFALLADKGAQQGRREEDDVVEKLNLFLDLLQSYRDLCERHEKGVLHEHQRALQKYGMMKRQMMSATVQPKEQVSVEQLESRIVQQENAIQTMELRNYFSLFCLHQETQLIFTYLPITSHILGAFVNSQVQGHQEMGAVWNDLQQKLGCLFGVDEMQSPPLTPK; encoded by the exons GATCAGTGCCTCCATACTACAGGGAGGTGTATGAGGCCATCCGGAGTAAGATAGAGGAACGCGTGCAGGTGGAGGTCTTCCAGAGGTTGCTCAGCAGAACAGATCTTCCCACTGCTGTGCAGGGCCAG ATTGCTGAGCATGTTGACTACACTGATGGATTCTTAAGCAAGTTGTCCCTATATAAAGCACTGGCGTTGATCGCCCTTGCTCAGCAAGGAAAGCAACCAAGCCCAAAACTCTTAGAGAACTGCATACAAG AGTTCCCTAAGCCCCAACTTGGTGAGTTCAAGGACCTCCAGACTCTGAGGATGCAGCCAACTCAGGAGAGCCCCCTCACGGTGCCCCAGACCCTGGGCAAGCTGCTTGCCAGAGATACAGTCCAGGTGGAGCTAATTCCTGAAAAGAAGGGTCTGTTCCTCAAACACGTGGAGTACCAGATCACCAGCCAG CATTTTAAGATATCTGTTTACCGGCGGTACAGTGATTTCGATGTCTTCCATGAGCTCTTGCTGCAGAGGTTTGCCTACAGAATGGTGCCTGCGTTGCCGCCTAAGAGAATGCTGAAAGGAG TCCTGACCTCCATGTCTGAGAGGGACTTTATAGAGGGAAGGCGGCGTGCTCTGGGCCGGTTCATCAACCTAGTGGCACGACACCCCTTCTTCTCCGAGGACGAACTGGTCAAGACCTTTCTCACCTTCAACGGCTCG GACGTTCAGGTGAAAATGCGTGATGCTTGCAAGAAAGTGGGAGATGAATTCATGACTAATACAATGGCGACTCTGGCAAAG GATTATCTCCCAGCTGATATCCAGGCCCAGTTTTCATCAAGCAGGGAACTGATCAGGAATATCCACAACAGCTTTCACAAGCTGCGGGACCGGGCAGAGAAGATGGCCGAGCGCTCCAAGGAAAACGCCACTGATTTGCTAATGTTTGGAAGGGAGCTCAG TACACTGGGCTCTGATGGTTCACCCATTCCCTCTCTGGCCTCATCCCAAAGCACCTGGGGCATTCTCCGTCAGTCTCTGAAAGGCCTTTCCGTGGAGTTTGCTCTGCTAGCCGACAAAGGTGCTCAGCAG gggaggagagaagaggatgatGTCGTGGAAAAACTGAATCTATTCTTGGATTTGCTGCAATCATACAGA GATCTGTGTGAGCGGCATGAGAAGGGAGTATTGCACGAGCACCAGAGAGCGCTGCAGAAGTACGGTatgatgaagaggcagatgaTGAGTGCCACAGTGCAGCCCAAAGAGCAGGTGTCAGTGGAGCAACTGGAGTCTCGCATTGTGCAG CAGGAGAACGCCATTCAGACCATGGAACTGCGGAACTACTTCTCCCTGTTCTGCCTTCACCAGGAGACTCAGCTCATCTTCACATACCTGCCCATCACCTCTCACATCCTGGGAGCCTTCGTCAACTCACAGGTCCAAGGTCACCAAGAG ATGGGTGCAGTGTGGAATGATCTCCAGCAGAAGCTTGGGTGTCTCTTCGGTGTCGATGAAATGCAATCCCCTCCTCTTACACCCAAGTAG
- the mrm2 gene encoding rRNA methyltransferase 2, mitochondrial yields MWYSVLQKSYLHTSVHVLKKAAHNLKGKSTADQRWIVRQLNDPFVKAAHVHNYRCRSAFKLLEIDDKYKLLKPGFNVIDCGAAPGAWSQIAVHRVNSTGANGEFPRGTVVGIDLLRIAPLDGAHFLSNHDITDPVTHAKLLELLPGAQAHVIMSDMAPNASGFKEMDHEKLITMSLSLIDLAAKVLQTGGSLICKYWDGALAHQLQQKLSAVFRDVRTVKPKASRKESSELFFLARSYRENKIV; encoded by the exons ATGTGGTACTCAGTGTTACAAAAATCATACCTACATACCTCTGTACATGTCCTAAAAAAGGCTGCGCATAATCTGAAAGGAAAGAGTACTGCGGATCAGCGTTGGATAGTTCGGCAGCTTAATGACCCCTTTGTGAAGGCTGCCCATGTGCACAACTACCGGTGTAGAAGCGCCTTCAAACTGCTGGAGATTGATGACAAATACAAACTTTTAAAACCCGGATTCAACGTAATAGATTGTGGTGCTGCACCGGGTGCTTGGAGCCAGATCGCTGTTCACAGGGTCAACTCAACTGGGGCTA ATGGAGAATTCCCTCGTGGCACTGTGGTTGGAATTGACCTTCTGCGTATTGCACCTCTAGATGGAGCTCACTTCCTGTCCAATCATGACATCACCGACCCAGTCACACATGCCAAGCTGCTTGAACTTCTCCCTGGTGCCCAGGCTCATGTCATCATGAGTGATATGGCACCCAATGCCAGTGGTTTCAAGGAGATGGACCATGAAAAACTCATCACAATGTCATTGTCATTGATTGACTTGGCTGCGAAGGTGTTGCAGACCGGTGGCTCTCTCATTTGTAAGTATTGGGACGGGGCATTGGCGCACCAGCTTCAGCAGAAGCTTTCAGCTGTGTTCCGTGACGTCAGGACAGTCAAACCAAAAGCCAGCCGAAAGGAGTCGTCCGAGTTGTTTTTCCTTGCCCGGTCGTACAGAGAAAATAAAATAGTGTGA